A genomic stretch from Helianthus annuus cultivar XRQ/B chromosome 1, HanXRQr2.0-SUNRISE, whole genome shotgun sequence includes:
- the LOC118480407 gene encoding uncharacterized protein LOC118480407 codes for MSSSSSSEWYSSSSEEDAIMHNMIMNAAQVFMAADEGSSQRLTRRAKYNRDQEAGHDKLVADYFADEPVYPAEIFRRRFRMSRPLFLRIAGNMALSDPFFYIAKRC; via the exons atgtcttcatcgtcttcgtccgagtggtattcatcatcttcggaagaggatgctattatgcacaacatgattatgaacgcggctcaggTGTTCATGGCGGCCGATGAAGGGTCGTCCCAACGGCTAACTAGACGAGCAAAATATaaccgagaccaagaag ccggccacgataaactagtagccgattattttgccgacgaacccgtgtacccaGCCGAGATTTTTCGACGTCGTTTCCGCATGAGTCGTCCACTGTTCTTACGTATTGCAGGCAACATGGCTCTGTCTGATCCGTTTTTTTACATTGCGAAACGATGCTAG